The Comamonas sp. GB3 AK4-5 genome includes a region encoding these proteins:
- the ddlA gene encoding D-alanine--D-alanine ligase, whose product MKPKIRVALVCGGQSAEHEVSLQSARNILEALDKDRFEAMLIGIDKQGHWHTQPADDFLLHANDPAQIALAPNTVELALVPGRAEQQLVDMRAPMAAVLGQIDVVFPIVHGTLGEDGSLQGLLRLANLPFVGSDVLGSAVCMDKDVTKRLLRDAGLDMAPFASFTRSTARHADFDALSAQLGLPMFVKPANQGSSVGVSKVRNRTEFTQALALALRFDHKALVEQAIAGREIECAVLGNDDVLQASVCGEIVVHDDFYAYDTKYLNADGAAVVVPADLPAALHERIRQLALQAFQVLGCAGLARVDVFLTPQGRVVVNEVNTLPGFTSISMYPKLWQASGLGYTALITRLIELALERHVQHAR is encoded by the coding sequence ATGAAGCCCAAAATCCGTGTTGCCCTGGTGTGTGGCGGTCAGTCCGCCGAGCATGAAGTCTCGTTGCAGTCGGCCCGCAACATCCTTGAGGCCCTGGACAAGGACCGCTTCGAAGCCATGCTGATCGGCATCGACAAACAAGGCCATTGGCATACGCAGCCGGCAGACGACTTTCTGCTCCATGCCAACGACCCGGCACAGATTGCGCTGGCGCCCAATACGGTGGAGCTGGCCCTGGTGCCGGGCCGGGCCGAGCAGCAACTGGTGGACATGCGGGCGCCCATGGCGGCGGTACTGGGGCAGATCGACGTGGTCTTTCCCATTGTTCACGGCACGCTGGGGGAAGACGGCTCGCTGCAAGGCCTGCTGCGTCTGGCCAACCTGCCTTTTGTGGGCTCGGACGTACTGGGCTCGGCCGTGTGCATGGACAAGGATGTGACCAAGCGCCTGCTGCGCGATGCCGGCCTGGACATGGCGCCTTTTGCCAGCTTTACCCGTTCCACCGCGCGCCATGCCGATTTCGACGCACTGAGCGCACAACTGGGCTTGCCGATGTTTGTCAAACCTGCCAACCAGGGCTCCTCGGTCGGCGTGAGCAAGGTGCGCAACCGCACAGAGTTCACCCAGGCCCTGGCGCTGGCGCTGCGCTTTGACCACAAGGCGCTGGTGGAGCAAGCCATTGCCGGGCGCGAAATCGAATGCGCCGTGCTGGGCAATGACGATGTGCTTCAGGCCAGCGTTTGCGGCGAGATCGTGGTGCACGACGATTTCTACGCCTACGACACCAAATACCTCAACGCCGACGGCGCCGCCGTGGTCGTGCCGGCCGACCTGCCCGCGGCCCTCCACGAGCGCATACGCCAGCTGGCGCTGCAGGCCTTTCAGGTGCTGGGCTGTGCCGGCCTGGCACGGGTGGATGTGTTTCTCACCCCCCAGGGCCGGGTGGTGGTCAACGAGGTCAACACCCTGCCCGGCTTCACCTCCATCAGCATGTACCCCAAGCTGTGGCAGGCCAGCGGCCTGGGCTATACGGCGCTGATCACCCGCTTGATTGAGCTGGCGCTGGAGCGCCATGTGCAGCATGCGCGTTGA
- the ffh gene encoding signal recognition particle protein, whose protein sequence is MASALTDKLSRLVKEMRGQARITESNVQDMLREVRMALLEADVALPVVRDFIARVKEKALGQEVLASLQPGQVLVSIVNKELSATMGEGVADINLNAQPPAIILMAGLQGAGKTTTTAKLAKHLIEKRKKKVLTVSGDVYRPAAIEQLKTVTAQAGAEWFPSTPDQKPHDIAVAALDYAKRHFFDVLLVDTAGRLAIDELLMAEIKDLHATLKPVETLFVVDAMQGQDAINTAKAFKEALPLTGIVLTKLDGDSRGGAALSVRQITGAPIKFAGVSEKIDGLEVFDADRHAQRVLGMGDIVALVEQVTKGVDMEAAQKLAEKVKSGDGFDLNDFLAQIQQMKQMGGLSQLMDKLPSELTAKAGAVDMDKAEREIKRKEGIICSMTAKERKKPEIIKATRKKRIADGAGVQVQEVNRLLKEFEQMQTMMKKMKGSGLMKMMKKMGGMKAMKGMMGGGGGMPKLPF, encoded by the coding sequence ATGGCATCCGCTCTCACCGACAAACTCTCGCGACTCGTCAAGGAGATGCGTGGCCAGGCCCGCATCACCGAGTCCAATGTGCAGGACATGTTGCGCGAAGTGCGCATGGCCTTGCTGGAAGCCGACGTGGCCCTGCCCGTGGTGCGCGACTTCATCGCCCGCGTCAAGGAAAAAGCGCTGGGCCAGGAGGTGCTGGCTTCGCTGCAGCCCGGCCAGGTGCTGGTCTCCATCGTCAACAAAGAGCTGTCCGCCACCATGGGCGAGGGCGTGGCCGACATCAATCTGAATGCCCAGCCGCCCGCCATCATCCTCATGGCTGGCTTGCAAGGTGCAGGTAAAACCACCACCACGGCAAAATTGGCCAAGCATCTGATCGAAAAGCGCAAGAAAAAAGTGCTGACGGTGTCGGGCGACGTCTACCGCCCCGCCGCCATCGAACAGCTCAAGACCGTCACGGCCCAGGCCGGTGCGGAGTGGTTCCCCTCCACGCCCGACCAAAAGCCCCACGACATTGCCGTGGCCGCGCTGGACTATGCCAAGCGCCATTTCTTTGACGTGCTGCTGGTGGACACGGCCGGCCGCCTGGCCATCGACGAGCTGTTGATGGCCGAAATCAAGGACTTGCACGCCACGCTCAAGCCGGTGGAAACCCTGTTCGTGGTGGATGCCATGCAGGGCCAGGATGCGATCAACACCGCCAAGGCCTTCAAGGAAGCGCTGCCGCTGACGGGCATTGTGCTGACCAAGTTGGACGGTGATTCGCGCGGTGGTGCGGCCCTGTCGGTGCGCCAGATCACGGGCGCGCCCATCAAGTTCGCCGGTGTCTCCGAAAAAATCGACGGCCTGGAAGTCTTTGACGCCGACCGTCACGCCCAGCGTGTGCTGGGCATGGGCGACATCGTGGCCCTGGTGGAACAGGTCACCAAGGGCGTGGACATGGAGGCCGCGCAAAAGCTGGCCGAAAAGGTCAAGAGCGGTGACGGTTTCGACCTCAACGACTTCCTGGCCCAGATCCAGCAAATGAAGCAAATGGGCGGGCTGTCGCAGCTGATGGACAAGCTGCCTTCCGAATTGACGGCCAAGGCCGGCGCCGTGGACATGGACAAGGCCGAGCGCGAGATCAAGCGCAAGGAAGGCATCATCTGCTCCATGACCGCCAAGGAGCGCAAAAAGCCCGAAATCATCAAGGCCACCCGCAAAAAACGCATTGCCGACGGCGCCGGCGTGCAGGTGCAAGAGGTCAACCGCCTGCTCAAGGAGTTTGAGCAGATGCAGACCATGATGAAGAAGATGAAGGGCAGCGGCCTGATGAAGATGATGAAAAAAATGGGTGGCATGAAAGCCATGAAGGGCATGATGGGTGGCGGTGGCGGCATGCCCAAGCTGCCCTTCTGA